TGTAAAAAACAAGGAGGTTCTACCGTGTATCGGTCTTACGACAAGCCGTTGAGCAGCTGAAGGCAAATGAAGTAGAGATTGTTCGCAAATGAAAGTAAGACTATCGGCGACACGTCGTTGTCGACTCGCTTGACCAGGGCGCTCAGAGCTGCGTAATTCTCTCTCAGCACCCTCCATTCAACGATCGTTGGAGTCGTCGCGTTTGCCGACGTCATCCTCGTGTTCAGGGTCTTGAATCTCTCCGCCAACCCGGTTGACACCTAATCGAAAACGGAAGTGTCAATGCCACGATTATACAGTAAAATGGGAAATCGGTTGAGGAGTTTATGCCTTGAGTTTTCCGTGAAACTTGCCGCTCAACGCCTGCGGATAGGCAACCGAAGCTGCATTCTGTATCGCAACGTATTTAACACGCAGCTTCGGTTGACCATCTGCTGCTGTGAATTGGCGAGTTTCGTAAAGTTTGGTAAAGTATATTCGAATTTGATCGACTTTGAGGCAAAGAGGACCCAATgtcgattgaaaattgaataaaggaaagtcaatttttttcgtaattttctaTTCGATTAAAATCGACAGATCATCTTCCACTGAAtcggaaaactttttgtgTTCGGTTAAGATGAgtagcaaaagaaaaaaaaagaaagagaaacagCAATTTTGTTTAATCTGatggatttttcaatttttcattttttgtttccaagATTCAAGTATTCGGACGTCACTTTTGTTGCTGAATTCATCGCACTGTATTATTCATGGGTGAGAAACAAAGAATCATATTTTGCGTTTATTCCCTGAATCACTCTCTATACGGACCGAATACTGTAGCTTAGATTCTTACCAACATCACGAAAAGGTCGGTGAAGTTCCACGTGAAGGTGGCTATCTTGCTCACGACGAATAGAAACATTCCAACTGCAAGGTTGTAGCCCCCTGCGATAATTTTGGGAAAGAGTAAAGATCAATTTAACTTGATTCACGCGATAAAAGTCTCACTAAATCTCATGCAAACTTTGAGCGAAACGGTTAGATCATCCACGAAtcaattagatattcatttaacGAAAACTAAGGAATATATTCTTCGGTGGAATTTAACGGGTTTTCTCTTACAGCAAAATTCGGTGAGGTATTTTCTTTCGTTATCAGTAAAACTTTGGCTGTAATTTATCATTTACATTGCCGCAGTTCATTTATTGTATCATCGTGAACTTTGAAGTCAGCAAAACTTCAACCCTGTGAAATTTGTGATAAGAGAAACTGAAGTTTCTCCCTTGCAAGagaatacgtttttttttttttttttattcaataacaCCACGGAACTGATGTACATATCTTTCTACTCTAGCAGAGCGTGAACTTCGTGAAAATGTCAAGAGTCTTGTTGTAACGCTTTGAACGAACTCAATATTTCGATaaaaactcaatctcaatctGATACTATCTTCCGTTGGAGCAGATCAGTGAAAATTCTGTTCCAAAGTATtacgttgaataaaatattgtcgGAATAAATTGTTCAAAGAATCGAACACAAGCAATTACAGCAATACGATGAAACGAAATACAGCAAATTTCCACTTACAGACGCTGATTATAAATTCATGTGAATTGTGTGAATATTCGTTAAGGAAATTATTCAGGCTCATGTTCGCCGTCGTGTTCCATCTGTAATTCGGTGTGTTTTTTACCATGCTCAGTGTATGTTCCAGCAATGCACACGTCAAGACGATTCCGGTGATCACGGAAAACTTTCGCCTCAATCGAGGACGACCCCACCTGCGATgagaattagaaaaatgaGGCAGGAATTAGTACCGACATTGTTATTTGTTATTggaaactgtattttttgtCTAGTCCTCTCCATCTAACAGTGAACGTTTAGTATTTATTTCCGGTCCACGATTTaacttgatgaaaaattttcaaattgtctCAAAAACATTCAACGTTAATAGCTAAAAAATCTTCGCACGGTATGAAATCTTAAtgattgaacattttttaatggTTAGCTGCATATCTTCGAACTATTCTTGGGGCTTCGATGATTCTTCGTCAAGTTTTACAGAGGAAAAATTCGATGAATTAATCGAGGGTTGCGTGATACTTGTATATTTGCCAAAATTCAACTTCGCGAAATTCGGTAATACATTTTTCGCGGAACGCTCGTGGCAAAGAACAATCAATTTCAGACGTCGATGAACGTTTGTAGTGAATTCAATATTTCCAACCAACTTGGAGTTTAGTCCGTAGCCACAAGAGGAAAGatatagaaaagaaaaattatggGAACAAAACAACACTCCGCGTAGTCCAGCGAATTATTTCACCTGTCAATTAGCTGCTCCATGGCTCTCCATTCCTGTTGCAAAGGCGCCCAACGCGGCGCGAGCCATAAGAAAAGGAACGAGCCCAACACGCTGTTTCCGTAAAACACTGCTCCTGCTGTTGCTGCCCCAATTCCGCCTGGAATGCGTAAAAGCCAGCtcattcgattcaaatgaatatttttctggtgaaaaaaatgatgcagTTGAATACCGATCGCTGATCGATGAAAACGTACAATCGCAAAATTTGAGGCATTTAATCATAACCAATTACGAGACAAGCAAttagtttgtaaaaatttttatttttccgagCATTTTATACTGCTGTAAAAAACGAATTTGATGAATGAAGGTCCGGAACTTTTTAAAACTCACGTTAATTGTGAGCCCATAAAAATATCTGTTCGCTTTTAGCTGTATTTCAAATATCTTCATAGCGAAGAAgctttttaatcaaattttttttttttttcacgtcataGTCGAACTTTTttcggtaattgcaacgcaaaatcggcttgcgaggtttactctacttttttagttaaacgatgctttaacgtcaatttattcttgcacaagcattaaattttcgcaacagttacaagaaaatatggtAACAGTGAtggtaatgagaaaaaatagtaacggatactagactttccggtaacagttagaaaactaattttcaacttctaactaaaactatatttttcgattttggtaaaaaatgaaaataattaaattaaactgagcggtaaccggaactaaaaatttctctcagtgcataaatgaaaacaaaagataACTGTAACATTTATCTACaattgtttatcaattttttgcgACACTATTCAATGATCGACACTTGAATGATACGGTCTTTCATCCTATCTAATCAACGCACGGCGCGGCAGCTTTTAGCGAAGCTTTTAAGGGCTCAAAATGCTTATCTCACACAAAGACGTAGTAGGTGTGTAATATATTGTGCTCTGATAACGTTTACAAAATTACTATCGCCACTCGTGATTTTGTCgtggtaattattattttgtttttaattttttcaatcagttCAACTCTGAACATGTTTCCAAATAAATCGCATCTGCGCTTGATTTAACAAACATAACTCTAACGGGAAAAGAGATTTTTACTCATGAAAAGAAACTTCTATTTATGTTTACTGTACAGTCCttagttatttttatttattggcgtaacaaaaaaatatagttctgaacacaaagtgaaaatgagttttgttGCTGTGATCAGTAAAGCTATGAGGTGAAATCGTTCAAGATTTtgaattcgaattttcgatttacttaatttttttgattatcgAAGGGAGAGTTTTTCaatcctttgaaattttcaactcaattTGTACTTaaatcacaaatttttcaaacctttcCAGTATCAGCTATTGAATTATTGGATATAACTCGACAACGAAAAaagatatttataaaattcagaacacgttttttttttctacaatcaTAGGttcatattgaaaattttaaaaaattgtattttcttgcaatcattaaattattcgagttttgaattgaaaaaaatttgttttttgacaTGATAATCGCGTTTTAGTTTCTTGCGAAAAATATCTTGAACAGTGTTggtttttcataaattttcaatccaaaTATTATTCCTCAGTACTGTTACGCagtcgaagaaaaattaatctaATAATCACGATTTTATTactttcgtaaaaaaaaatacatttttttttttttttttgcacgaaGTTAAAAATGCAAGTACTTGAGCTTTCCTGCAGGTTCACACTCACCTTTTATCTCGAAAGTCTGAGTGTCGACGGACCTGACCATGTGAACGATGGAAGAAAGCGCAACGACCAGCATCGTCAGGGTTAAAACGGAGGCATAAATGGCGCGTAAGGTTCTTCTCCGGAAGGCCAAACCTCTGGACGAGGCACTCAAAACCCCGCAAACCGGAAGTAAGCCAAAGCACTGAGCCACCAATAAAATGGGACCAATCGCGCAGTGGAAACTCTCCGGATCCTGCTATTAGAAACGAAGAAACATTTCTCTTCAGATTGTTGTTCAATTGTCAATAATGTTCGTACTTCTGGGTAAAGTGAAAatggaaattcaaaaacgtAATTTAAATTGGCAAATGTGAACGGTTGCATTGAGAACTTTTAAAATGTTAAATGCGGAATgccatttatatttcaaacgcTCGTTTTAAACGAAACCATTCCAAATATTACCCAGCAGTTGATATTCGCCACTGATAACCTGGCATTTCGGGTTTCGCGGgattttatatattcattaaAAGATTCtaacaattttcaacgttgTGTTCTACGATTTCAGGAAAGTGATAATCGTTTCCAACAGGTTCACGCTGTTTTGGTGGTTTGAAAAACTTAATTTGTTGTGTGCTTAATGAAAAGCTCCGTTGGATTTTGAGAGACTACGAACGATTTATAAAGAGCAAttcaacaacaatttttcacaatttggTTAAACTTTAGTTGCTTTTAACTCCGTATGTAATAGCAAATGAATTTGAATCGTTCAAAACGGTTTTAAAGATTTTCATGAGATCGTATTAGTGACTTGAAAAGGCTTCCAATTCGGTCTAATACCATTTGAAATACAGTTTTTAAAAACTCTAATACATTTTCAGACATTCTactgttcgaaaaatttcacaagttCCAAAGTGATTCAAAGtctatttaatttcttttatctttctcGTTCACAGCATTTTTACGCGAGATAAGTacaatttaaaacaatttcaaggagattcaaataaattttaggaaTTCAGTCGGATTGCGCAAGATTTTGAGTGGCTTTGAAAGACTCGGAATAACTCACGTTCAGCAAAGGATTGCGGGAAATCTGGAAAAACGCAGGTGAAGAAcacacaaaaaagttttttagtATCTTATCGTACACGGCGAAAGaagtgtttttctttttagcaCTAATAAACGTAGCTAGATTTGTTCTGATCGCAAGTTTATTAAATCAAGCACCATTTCTTTAAATTGATGAAAGACTTTTTTGacgatattttgtaaatttaacaACTTCCTCTGCGTGTGTCTCggacaaaagtaaaaaattatatttaaacaACCACCTGGCACAAAAGCCGGGATTCCTTTTGTCGCTGGGAAGCGTTCGACGTGTTGAGAAAAAGACCGGGTTTCGGTACGCCAGCATCGGCCTGATAAGCAGAATCATCGGAAGTCGTAATCGCTCTTCTGTTCAGTAGCGGCCAAATTTTTCGCGTGTCTCCGTTGCAGAAGATGTTTGGATCGTCGACGTCATTGCGTCGATCGTTTCGTTTCACCGTCATTTGATCAGTCACAGCTTAGACCTCCGGTTCACGTATCGTATCTAGTATGTTGCGCCACTAAAACAATACCGTAACACGACAGAAgttaatattttcacattccGTCTTGTTCCAAAAAATTCACGATAAGAAAATATTGGAATTTTTCTAACGCGGTAATTGAACCAGTGattgcaaataattaaatcacgGCAATTTTTCGTTAATCGATCATGGTATCGACTATTCTCATCGATTTTACAAATGGCGAACCGTCATATTGAATTGTAATTTTCCTCATATAATGCCACAATAGCGTCCCTCTACAAGTGATgaggatcaatttttttctcacttcaaatgagattttatattttcaagctCGTCGAAATTACGTAGTTTTGTTTATGAGGGTCTGAACAAATAATACCATGATAtagaaatacaaaataaacatAATGAACGTTTAGTGTCTGATATTTTCTTCCTGTTTTATCATTGCTTCAGCTTCTTTCGCATACCGAGTAAAAATGGAGTAACTGGAGGATCAATTAATTTCAGTTCTAAGGTGGGAAGTAGATGTAGGCGTGACGGTCATGAATATAGTGAAAAGCCACCGTGTGGTCAGAGAAATAACGCGCATATGAATAATAGAAGTGTGGTTATTAATGTAAGCTCGCGAAGCTCAGTTTCGTCAATTAATTAAAGTAGCGTGACGTGCGATCGTCATCCAACTTGTTATCACGTCCAGCCTGTAGTTTTACTCTAGAAATATTACACGAGTACTTAATCAAATATGCGTAGGTATAAACGCCACAGGCTATTTGTTACGAGCTGAGAAATACATGAATGTGTGAGAAAATACTTACTCATAGAAGTATTAGGAATTGATGGGACGAATGGATTCAGTAGAAGCCAAAACAATGATCTTGCCAAttatttgtcgaaaatttttctgcCAGTCAAATGTGATTGTGACACTTATTTGATTAcacgtatacaattttttgttccgcATATATTACTTCACGAATTGTGGCCTGTAAAGTTTTTCATTGTAACGGTATTCTGAGCATTAAATgagtaatgaaaatgaaacgccatttttcagagaacaaaaattttattctaagtaaaaatttgtagaaatcGGTAGATGTCAATTTGTTTGGACGAAAAACAATTAACAAAAGACGAAAGATCTACGACTTGAAGCATTTTGAAGAAGAGAACTTGTATATTACGAATGAATATTAGttcggataaaaaataattaacgattTAATCAAAAGCACGTAATTGTAATTTGCCTCTTTTTTGCATGATATTGGAATCTTTTTAAATCGAGGCATGAGAATTCTCTATTAAAACTGCATGTTCATATATCTGATTTTCAAAGTACTATTTGTCAGAACACCAAATTTCTTACAATGCGAAatagttcaaaaaaatttgcgacgGCTTTCTTACCATCGAATATCGAAAACGACGTTTTACATGACTTATCGAAAGAATATATACGATTATCTATCATATTCATTGTTGCATATTGTGAAATCCTTGATGAAAATCTATGCTTCCTTTTCGCGAGCAATTTCCATGGGAATAAACACATTCTTTGTACctaaaattactcaattaaCAAACGCTTCAAACGCGGATAAAAACTTACGAAggtatatttcaaaaaacgTGAACAAAAATGACACACGCATTCTCTAAAAATCTCTGCAAATCCAGTAATATTAACAGAAACTACATAAAAAgatgtttcaatttcttcataaatttttaatcaaatattCTGGGTTAAAATTCTATTTAGTTCCACTAAAATATATTCGACAAATACCTAAATCGATACGAAAAGACATTAAATCTCGTCTAATCTaatgttcaaattttgttttcacagAATAACAAACATTTTACACCGCACATGAGGTTCATAGCTACGTGTTTGACTTAATAGTTAGCCGTGTTCTTTTAGTGATGAGTAAAAGCTGGAAATTTTACAACTTACAGACACTTCACAGGCTGGAGCGAGAATAAAAAACGGCAAAAAGTTATAGTAACGTCAAATGAAGATTCGTCGAAATTACTGACTTtcgtgatagaaaaaaaagccACTCTTACCCGGTGGAAAAGCTTGCTCTCATTATGACCCCTGCCtaaatttccaaaaacttGAAAGCTGCCGAGGAGACGACAGCAATCAGATGAAGCGGTTCCCGATCGGAAGACCGGGTCGCACTGCCCACTTAGAAGCTTTAGATTAAACGCGAATTCCCGACGCGTTGCGCCGGATGCGTCGGCTTTGCCTGCGTCTGACCATAACGCGCCTACGACTACTTGTAGACACGATATGTACGGGCGAATGGGATTGAAAACGGCGTTGGGCAGTATTCGGTTACATTCAAATTACAAATTGGAGAAGTGAGTtggaattgaaatgaaaataaattatttgaaaatgtatcaATCACTAAAGtaagtaaatttattttcaattacaaattacaaatgcaTCAATCGCCAAAGTTGgtgaatttgttttcaattacaaattgCAAAAGCATCAATCGCCAAAGTTGgtgaatttgttttcaattacaaattgCAAAAGCATCAATCGCCAAAGTGTGTGAATTTGTTGGCAATTacagatttcaaatttatcaatcACCAGAGTTGatgaatttgttttcaattacaaattacaaaagcATCAATCACCAAAGTTAGTGAATTTGTTTTCACTTAGAGATTACAAACTTATTAATCAGGTCagtgcattttttttcaattacgaaTTACAAATATGTGAATCACcaaatttgatgaatttgttatgaattacaaattacaaatttatcaATAACCGTAGTAAGCAAATTTTTTGTCGATTACAAATTACTACT
The sequence above is drawn from the Neodiprion pinetum isolate iyNeoPine1 chromosome 2, iyNeoPine1.2, whole genome shotgun sequence genome and encodes:
- the LOC124211079 gene encoding gustatory receptor 5a for trehalose-like isoform X1 is translated as MTVKRNDRRNDVDDPNIFCNGDTRKIWPLLNRRAITTSDDSAYQADAGVPKPGLFLNTSNASQRQKESRLLCQQDPESFHCAIGPILLVAQCFGLLPVCGVLSASSRGLAFRRRTLRAIYASVLTLTMLVVALSSIVHMVRSVDTQTFEIKGGIGAATAGAVFYGNSVLGSFLFLWLAPRWAPLQQEWRAMEQLIDRWGRPRLRRKFSVITGIVLTCALLEHTLSMVKNTPNYRWNTTANMSLNNFLNEYSHNSHEFIISVWGYNLAVGMFLFVVSKIATFTWNFTDLFVMLVSTGLAERFKTLNTRMTSANATTPTIVEWRVLRENYAALSALVKRVDNDVSPIVLLSFANNLYFICLQLLNGLSRPDEDGILNSVYFFGSFAFLVARTVGVTLLAARINDQSRIALPVLYTCPAKAYCIETQRLEHQLATDDIALSGLRFFSITRNFMLAIAGAIVTYEVVLLQFNLAINHK
- the LOC124211079 gene encoding gustatory receptor 5a for trehalose-like isoform X2; the encoded protein is MTVKRNDRRNDVDDPNIFCNGDTRKIWPLLNRRAITTSDDSAYQADAGVPKPGLFLNTSNASQRQKESRLLCQQDPESFHCAIGPILLVAQCFGLLPVCGVLSASSRGLAFRRRTLRAIYASVLTLTMLVVALSSIVHMVRSVDTQTFEIKATAGAVFYGNSVLGSFLFLWLAPRWAPLQQEWRAMEQLIDRWGRPRLRRKFSVITGIVLTCALLEHTLSMVKNTPNYRWNTTANMSLNNFLNEYSHNSHEFIISVWGYNLAVGMFLFVVSKIATFTWNFTDLFVMLVSTGLAERFKTLNTRMTSANATTPTIVEWRVLRENYAALSALVKRVDNDVSPIVLLSFANNLYFICLQLLNGLSRPDEDGILNSVYFFGSFAFLVARTVGVTLLAARINDQSRIALPVLYTCPAKAYCIETQRLEHQLATDDIALSGLRFFSITRNFMLAIAGAIVTYEVVLLQFNLAINHK